One genomic segment of Erythrobacter sp. THAF29 includes these proteins:
- a CDS encoding preprotein translocase subunit YajC, with protein sequence MKLLRTAVILGIAAIVAVAPAAAQEAAGDTRNTYVQPYIEVSQVLSAELSPGDDVVTYTQVAAGVDLNAQGRNSGASVSVRYERNIGYGDTLDTDTVSGIARGYVSAIPRTLTLEAGALASRTRVDGGGAVSPNPQVREDAESQIYGLYAGPSLTTQVGAVEVTGVARIGYNRFETDGTVLDANGDPVDLFDDSVTYNGQIRAGTRAGDPLPVGIGATAGFYQEDISNLDQRVRDAYVHADVTVPVTESLALVGGVGYEDVEVSNRDALRDANGDPIRGADGRLVTDESSPRIIAFDVDGLLWDVGVLWRPSSRTSLAASVGRRYDSTTYYGSFSYTPNARSALNISVYDGVTGFGGRLNNALAGLGTDFEAFRNPVTGDFGGLISGEDGAGLVTALGSVRSAAFRGQGVNASYQRRIGRLNAAIGAGYDRRKFIGAEGTVLEAVDGLVDESYYIAGSLSRDLGRSAALAANAYVTWFDSATDGGDATAYGASAAYRRSLTDKLSARAAVALDFIESEFSPEDFATATALLGLRYDF encoded by the coding sequence GTGAAACTCCTCAGAACAGCTGTCATTCTCGGCATTGCCGCCATCGTCGCGGTCGCTCCTGCCGCCGCGCAGGAAGCCGCGGGCGATACGCGCAACACCTATGTCCAGCCCTACATCGAGGTGAGCCAGGTGCTTTCCGCCGAGCTCAGCCCGGGCGACGATGTTGTGACCTACACGCAAGTCGCTGCCGGGGTCGATCTCAATGCGCAGGGCCGCAATAGCGGTGCTTCGGTTTCGGTGCGCTACGAGCGCAATATCGGTTACGGGGACACGCTAGACACCGACACGGTCAGCGGCATCGCGCGCGGATACGTTTCGGCGATCCCGCGCACGCTGACGCTGGAGGCAGGCGCGCTTGCCAGCCGTACGCGCGTCGACGGGGGCGGGGCGGTCTCGCCCAACCCGCAGGTACGCGAGGACGCGGAAAGCCAGATCTACGGCCTCTATGCCGGTCCAAGCTTGACCACACAGGTCGGCGCAGTCGAAGTCACCGGCGTGGCCCGCATTGGCTACAACCGCTTCGAGACGGACGGTACAGTTCTCGATGCGAACGGCGACCCGGTCGATCTGTTCGACGACAGCGTGACCTACAATGGCCAGATCCGCGCCGGTACGCGCGCGGGCGACCCTTTGCCGGTTGGCATCGGGGCTACTGCCGGTTTCTACCAGGAAGACATTTCCAATCTCGATCAGCGCGTGCGCGATGCCTATGTGCACGCAGACGTGACTGTGCCGGTGACCGAGAGCCTCGCTCTTGTAGGGGGCGTCGGGTACGAGGATGTCGAGGTATCCAATCGCGACGCGCTGCGCGATGCGAACGGTGACCCCATCCGCGGCGCGGATGGCCGTCTTGTAACCGATGAATCCTCCCCGCGCATCATCGCCTTCGATGTGGACGGGCTGCTTTGGGACGTGGGCGTATTGTGGCGTCCCAGCTCACGCACCTCGCTCGCCGCGAGCGTTGGTCGCCGTTACGATTCAACCACGTATTACGGTAGTTTCAGCTACACTCCGAACGCTCGCAGCGCGCTCAATATCAGCGTGTACGACGGCGTGACCGGGTTTGGCGGGCGCCTCAACAACGCGCTCGCGGGTCTCGGGACCGATTTCGAGGCGTTTCGCAACCCTGTAACGGGTGATTTCGGTGGCCTGATCAGCGGCGAAGACGGGGCAGGACTTGTCACTGCGCTCGGCTCCGTTCGCTCGGCTGCATTCCGCGGCCAAGGCGTGAATGCGAGCTATCAGCGGCGCATCGGCAGGCTCAATGCCGCCATCGGTGCCGGTTACGATCGCCGAAAGTTTATCGGCGCCGAGGGCACGGTACTCGAAGCGGTCGATGGGCTGGTCGATGAAAGCTATTACATCGCTGGTTCCCTCTCGCGCGACCTCGGGCGCAGCGCCGCCCTTGCTGCCAACGCTTACGTGACATGGTTCGACAGCGCGACCGATGGAGGCGATGCCACCGCATATGGGGCATCGGCCGCCTACAGGCGTTCGCTGACCGACAAGCTTTCGGCACGGGCCGCCGTCGCCCTCGATTTCATCGAAAGCGAATTCTCGCCCGAAGATTTTGCCACCGCAACCGCGCTGCTGGGCCTGCGCTACGATTTCTGA